From a region of the Neodiprion fabricii isolate iyNeoFabr1 chromosome 7, iyNeoFabr1.1, whole genome shotgun sequence genome:
- the LOC124187125 gene encoding uncharacterized protein LOC124187125, producing MIGRFESLLLKPACLFVLLGILCPAPNAGFTLRFGSDMRVPVCTSISLQQLGQFIAAASTTKNFTHDPLVNRSSDQNEIYKPLPEGYARYLNSSVAYKNYKTLVVWTEAKKLCEKEGARLVVADQETYTYLNNLDKISRLHVGIHRIGDEWISIHDGSVVNNIPWGIGQPDMKFGCVGTLTWTGLLETIPCDKGKDVRYQHYFCELPIPKNIL from the exons ATGATCGGACGGTTCGAGTCGTTATTATTGAAGCCTGCGTGTCTTTTTGTCCTGCTGGGAATTTTGTGCCCTGCACCAAACGCTGGCTTCACGCTCCGTTTCG GTAGTGACATGAGGGTCCCGGTCTGCACTTCGATATCGTTGCAGCAATTGGGTCAGTTCATCGCGGCAGCTTCAaccacaaaaaatttcactcatg ATCCACTTGTGAATCGGTCCTCCGACCAAAACGAAATCTACAAGCCACTTCCGGAAGGCTACGCCCGATATCTCAACTCCAGTGTGGCctataaaaattacaagacGCTGGTAGTCTGGACGGAGGCGAAGAAACTGTGCGAGAAAGAAGGTGCTCGTTTGGTTGTGGCAGACCAAGAGACGTATacttatttgaataatttggaTAAAATTAGCAGATTACATGTAGGCATTCATCGTATTGGCGACGAATGGATCAGCATTCATGACg GATCCGTTGTGAATAACATACCATGGGGGATTGGTCAACCTGACATGAAGTTCGGATGTGTCGGAACACTAACCTGGACCGGTCTTCTAGAAACTATCCCTTGCGACAAGGGCAAAGATGTACGATATCAGCATTATTTCTGCGAGCTTCCGATTCCCAAAAACATCTTGTGA
- the LOC124187120 gene encoding uncharacterized protein LOC124187120 isoform X1 — protein sequence MPQLKQPEPLKELVFDFIVTHCASYCHQLSVKGDLEKLRQSITEIKLEVFSWLPPILGQHAEFCEKFFETFLGFGYDLLKSSGRVRPLAHNRAAVEIMMDVEIRGLRCSDLHLEYLDSPDYCRFQNIDALKMHNPPYEFANHNVLRCFRLENLTQLWLISWCGDRELEIIGRRCRKLQLLNIMNSVNVSDEGLRALRPCTDLRVIDFRGCASKLTNNAVNRLLSDLKKLEEFNVIEDEYFPGRDEIKTYDPCSRRQTLVCPSMKRYCFRGSVQNSDLDTIVTLFPNLTHLQFCCEILGDLQKLQNLQSLKELSFWGSYSVIRHLGQLLKIIGENISVIKLNLPTTVVGHLSQFDVNFVHEYCKNIQEFVFAFRPRMHMDELLIPSFMKLKKLAIEHCYMRIATIEFQEMPELEDLTLVDFEPIVDIISSIMLDNTRFGKLKTFYSPTLDSTDHQRLHDLNQIAKERNLDFSVVFLDDCSL from the coding sequence ATGCCACAGCTCAAGCAGCCGGAACCCCTGAAGGAACTGGTATTCGATTTCATCGTGACTCACTGCGCGAGTTATTGCCACCAGCTGAGCGTCAAGGGGGATTTGGAGAAACTCCGTCAGAGTATTACTGAGATAAAACTTGAGGTGTTTTCATGGCTGCCACCAATCCTTGGCCAGCATGCAGAGTtctgcgaaaaattttttgaaacatttttggGTTTCGGCTACGACCTGTTGAAATCGAGTGGTCGCGTTCGCCCACTGGCGCACAACAGAGCAGCGGTTGAGATAATGATGGACGTAGAAATACGTGGACTGCGATGTTCAGACCTGCACCTCGAATACCTCGACAGCCCTGATTACTGCAGATTTCAGAACATAGACGCATTGAAAATGCACAATCCGCCTTACGAATTCGCAAATCATAATGTCCTGCGCTGTTTTCGCCTAGAAAACTTGACTCAACTCTGGTTGATAAGCTGGTGCGGTGACCGAGAACTCGAGATCATTGGAAGGCGTTGCAGGAAACTGCAATTATTGAACATTATGAATTCAGTAAACGTCAGTGACGAGGGATTGCGAGCTCTGCGGCCGTGCACCGACTTGCGCGTCATTGATTTTCGTGGCTGCGCTTCAAAATTGACGAACAATGCCGTAAACAGGCTCCTGTCAGATCTCAAGAAACTAGAGGAGTTCAATGTGATCGAAGACGAATACTTTCCGGGGCGAGATGAAATCAAAACATACGACCCGTGTTCGCGTCGACAGACGTTGGTCTGTCCATCGATGAAACGCTACTGTTTCAGAGGGTCGGTTCAGAATTCAGATCTAGACACCATCGTGACactttttccaaatttgaCTCATCTCCAGTTTTGCTGTGAGATTTTAGGTGATTtgcagaaattgcaaaatctCCAAAGCCTCAAGGAGCTCAGTTTCTGGGGAAGCTATTCCGTAATACGTCATCTCGGGCAACTGTTAAAAATCATCggcgaaaatatttctgtaataaAACTGAACCTGCCTACTACAGTAGTCGGTCATTTGTCGCAGTTTGATGTGAACTTCGTTCATGAATACTGCAAAAATATCCAGGAATTTGTATTCGCTTTCAGACCCAGAATGCATATGGATGAATTGCTGATACCATCTttcatgaaattgaaaaaactggCTATAGAACATTGCTACATGCGGATCGCGACGattgaatttcaagaaatGCCAGAGCTCGAAGATCTTACGCTCGTGGACTTTGAGCCGATTGTAGATATTATATCATCCATCATGCTCGATAATACAAggtttggaaaattgaaaacgtttTACTCCCCGACCTTGGATTCCACGGATCATCAGAGACTGCATGACTTAAATCAAATCGCGAAAGAGAGGAATCTAGATTTTTCAGTAGTATTTCTTGATGATTGTTCCTTGTAG